The DNA sequence GATGCTAAAGGGTAATGGGCCAAGCGCATCCCATAAATCTTATGGAGCTATAACACCACACCACATTCAACAACTAAAGAAGCACCATTCAAACTAGTCTTGGAGAAGATTCAATTATCCCAGTAGAAATTTCACAAAAATCGCAAAGAACTGAGCTCTCAACTGATGAGGTTAATGAACAAGCAAAGAGAGCCGAACTAGACACTTTAAATGAGGAACGTAACTCAAAACAATAGGCGATGCAAATTGTCATAagacaaaaatataacaaaCGGGTGCGACCGATAATACTGCAATAGGGAGACCTCGTTCTACACAAGATAGAAGATGTCTGAAAACCTGCAGGCCAAGGAAAGCTTGCTGTCACATGGGAAGGACCGTTTCGAATATCAAAAGTGCACGGACGAGGAGCATATTCTCTACAAACAATAGCAGGGACCGAGCTTCCAAATACATGGAACATATCTtcattacttttttattatatgtaaAAGCCGAAGCTGAAAGGTACTCTTTTTTCTACCACCGAAGTGTTTTCCCAACAAACAAGGGTTTTTTATCGGGGAGGTTTTAATAAGGACAATCACTTTGCACCTTCCACATCCGAAGGTTTTGTCAGAACATCCAAATCAATATTCACTATTTTCTCATAAATCTATCTACCCAGCATCGCAACATTAGCGAATACAAAATATACAAGTCAAACAAAATACCATTCATCAAATAAACATGCAAGTTTATCAAAACATGAGTGTTCAAACACCACATCAACCATCAAACTATGCAAAATAGCAAAGCTTTTCAAGAAACTACAGTCAATATTACAAAACTAAAGTTACTAAAGTCAATCATCTTTCTGAATAGATTTCACATTATCACCTTTTGCTTCACCACCAGGTTCATCGTCCACAAGCTTGCCATTGACCACTATCTGGGTAATGTCAAGAGTTTGGACATcaaaattagaagaaaatgcAGTTACCTATTAATAGCTCGGTCAAAACCTGCCACAAACATCTCCAACATCTTGTTCTCAAGTTCATGCACCTTAGAAGTCAGTTTTCCTTTCTCATTATCAGCATCTTTAATTTGACCCTGAAGGGCTCGAATCTGATAATGTAACTTTGTCATCTCTCCTTCCATATTTTTCATTTAGACGTCACATCAACGATAACTTCATATCGCTCCTTCAGAGACCTCTCCAGATCAAACACTTTACTGGCTTCTTTCTTTTCCTCAACTCCAAGTAGCTTAGTAGTTTGCCCCATGCAAAGTATCCTGGCTCCAATAATCTGAAACATAGCCAATGACTTTGTTTACAACATATTACTAACAAAATTAACTTGTTTAAAGCTCTTTCTTAGCTACATATACTATCCAACTACCTCTTTTCCAACATCTTTCAACATTCTAACGTCGGCTGGGTGTTACGCAACATTGTCAGCTAAGTCAGGGAATGGAAACTGTTCGCTCCAAACGGACCGAGCACTCACACCTCTGAAAAAACCATGAAGTCTGGTGCAGTATTTcacaacccacaaactaaccagcaagtgcaccgggtcgtaccaagtaataccttacttGAGTAAgggggtcgatcccacgaggattgatggattaagcaacaatagcgtttgataggattagttagacaaATAGAAAATAGTGTTGGAagttcaaagagcattaaacagtaaatttgGAATATTAAAGAcaggtgatgacaagtcatcatatacctatttttcaagctaaatttcacttgtttcactaggttttatgcactttcttgcattctaagtaagtaatttggaatgaaaatgcatgacatctttaaatcaaacaaccaccatttaattgatgctaaatcatgaggtttgggctaaaattaattgatttttaatgatttataaaccttgtgaatttggtgatactttgagtggttgttttgatttcttgtaggtgaagaaaaaaagaaaagaagaaagcgtggcttaagaagtgtggctcaaggaaaagaaaagtgtggcaaagaacatgaagaagtGTGGCACATGAAAGGAGCACAAAGGAAAATTCCAAGGAGGCAATGTTTCAATGCTCTGCTCACCTTGTGAGCTGAGCACAATTTGAAGCAAAGAAACAAGGAAGGGAAaaacaatgctcagctcaccaaGTGAGCACTATCGGACATTCATGAAAGgaaaatcaaaggaaataaGTTGCcaatgcttgctccaaggtttGAACCCATGACCCAAGGGAAGGAGAGGAGCGCTACTCACAAAGAAAACAAGCCAAAAAATGGCCAAATGCATCTTCCAAGGTTCGAACTCATTACCCTGATGCAAAGATGAGCTTGGAAGCAAAATtttggctaagttaaaatctgggcgctcacagcatgaccatgcctccttcaaagggctataacttgagctacagatgtccgattgatgtgcttccagttgcgttggaaagctgacattcagagctttccaacgatgtatggcaatccatatttggcatgAAATTGAGGCACGAGAGAAATGAATCTTTAAGGaccaaaaataaacaaaaataaaccaaagtgcaaccaccaaggttcgaagagGGAGACCAAGGGAAGCTAAGGAAATAGCGCTCACTTAGCACAATGCTCACTTGGAGAGCATTGTCATGCTTctcttcatgaaaaatcaaggaaaattgtTCTCCAAATGCTTTCACAAGGGTTTGAACTTGGGACCCCCCCCCCCTTGGAAGccccaatgctcagctcacttgGTGAGCAGAGCGCTACTTATGGTGCATCACACAAAAGCTTGACATGGTCCAAGGCAAGACGTGCGCACAAGGCCTCAGTGCTCAGCTTaacttgtgagctgagcattctCCTGGTGCCTCCCCCCCCCCAACATTGCACGCTACAAGGGAACCCACACACAAGgcctcaatgctcagctcaacttgtgagctgagcatcctcctgggagcaattttcatatgggccaaaaattcaataaaaatctaatttaattcaattcttctccaaattgaatcaaggccaaccaaatccatttctcctcaaatccaaagcaagcaaagcccacatcatcactcaaaggcacaagaacaagctagattaggaattttattttgtgaatttcaatttcattttatttttcattttgtaaaaaggCTATATAAAGGCATAACTCTCGTTTCAGAGAAGGGGGCTCTAATAGAGAGCATCGGTAGGCTGGCTCCAATAGGGAGTTTTGCACtctttagttttcatttttgctctctcttttagttttcatttctgttttagaattttggattgagattgaaggaattctgtttcaatcatTGATCTAAATTTCacctttgttcttcttctgcaataTTCTAAAAATCAAGGAATTGGATTTAAACTTCACTTGCTGTTTCATTTACAATTTTTCTGCAAATCATTTTCTGTTTGATCAATTGAGATCCAGATCTGCTTCCTGAGCTCATTGCTTTTCTTGGATCCTCAAATTCTCTTTCTACAAATTTTCATTAGAGCTGCTGTGAtcttgatttacttttctgcaaaTTGTTTCTCTGTTGGAACAAGGacggatttgagatctagacttgttttctagtctcttccactcctgagatcttcaacatcCTTTTaattgctgcaaattaagcatCCGTTTTTATGTTTTCATTCTTCAAGCATTTTTGCTTTTCTGTTTAAGATTTATTGcaattcaattcatctttaGTTCTTCTGCTTGTTGAAATCTGCTTCTGCTTGTTCAATTCCTACAATCCCAGTTCCCAatccctttacatttgatgcaatttacatttcttgtcatttaagtttctgcaatttacatctcttgctctttaagttacttgccaatttacattctgcaactttaaattcattgccatttactttctgttggctacaatttcacacaattcacttcaatgttagcttgactaaactaatcacccactaaagttgcttgatccatcaatccctgtgggatcgacctcactttAAGTGAGTTTTaatacttgatacgacccggtacacttgccggtgagttttagGTGTTTtgaaaattcgtttttccacaaaaataccatcaacaggcagataaataagttgggaataaaatatggagaaaatagttaagatttcagagttatctatttttcggattaacttttattactaattaatttaatcatgcaagatttaatttcatggcaaactatatgttaCTAGACTCTAATttcttagaccttcctagtctcatctaaaattcatcaactgccaattccttggtcaattaattccaattaaagggtgataatcaatttctagtttatatgtcaaaagaatcctaattatccaaaaataaggggattatatgtcacgtatcccgtaattacaaacaattagaacaacaacaacaacaacaacaacaacaacaacaacaacaacaacaacaacaacaacaaagccttgtcccactaagtggggtcggctacatgaatcaaacgacgccattgtgctctgtcatgtatcatgtctacagagagaccgtttacatgtagatctcgtttgaccacctcatggatggtcttcttaggtcttccactgcctttcgccctttgtccatcttccacCTCATCCACCCTcccggtcttcttctcacatgtccaaaccacctgagacgccattcaaccatctttttcacaatgggtgctactccaactctctttcttatatcttcattccttattttatccagttgcgtatgaccactcatccatctccacatcttcatctctgctacactcagcttatgttcgtgctcccctttagccgcccaacactccaattacaaataattaaaaattcagtataatatgttctcaagctgttgttcaagtaaagaacttttccaagttttacaagaactcaattagaacatgggtcatacttctgttccacccatattcataaaataaagaacgaaaacaattattgaaatataaatcaagacatgaattaaattaaaaagatcaaatgaatcaatccatgaaaatagacagagctcctaaccttaacaatgaaggattagttgctcatggttcagagaggaAAAATAAGGGTTCTGATAACAATGTACTGTATTCCTCTTCATCTGATGGCAtctaaattcctatttataactaatcataaatttaaaatctaattatctaaatttaaaaataatatcttttcctaaaaataagatttgaatttaaatttgaattaattaacaagtctttagttgatggatggggaccacttgatttgtccattctgcaacttctaatatgtgttttctgggctggaaactgggtcaaaacgcggcTCAAAATCCACGCCAGCGATTTCTATAagttctgcagatcgcgcacgtcacgcgactgcgtcgtccatgcgttcgcgccatttgtgcagattccagtccacgcgttcgcgtcaggaacgcgatcgcgtcattgcgattTCCTCAATTCCGCACGGACGCGTGAGTCATGCATctgcgtcacttctcgctggtcatctccttggtttcttctctttctctgcagaaacttcatcaaatccatccgaatgctatctaaaataaataaaattgcacaaaactcaaaaatagcatccatagtggctaaaatataattaattcttaattaaactcaataaattagatgcaaattcactaggaaaagatagacaagatgctcacgcatcaaagTCGCAACTACTTCCCCAACTCATTATCCACCCCGAAATCCAAATCAGTAGCAGAAAAAACCTCAAGCGACTTCTCTGACTCTGGCTTCTTCCTTTTTTGTGGACAAGCACTTGATTGCACCGCGTCCAATTTCGCATCTTTCCCAATACCTACAGTAgaaatttttttgtcattttttttcttttggtttagAAATAATCTCATCCGTGCCGATGATAAGCTCGGAACTTTACTACCTACAACAACCAAAACAATGTAAGTCTGACGCAAAATGAAACTCCCACCCTCTACCCACAGACTACCTATATACGTTTTCAAAGCCTCTTTATCTTTCTCAACTTTCAACATATCAAGAATAGATAATAGTTTCCCCAACGAAAAGCATTCTATCAGGAACTCCTGAACCAAACTCTCCTCCTTCTCCACATCTTTAGAGAATCTAAAATTTGCATCGGCTAGGGGGAACCTTTCAGCTAATTCATCATCTAAAAAAAGGAATACTCAGTTTTTGACGATCgcacttttatttctttaaaacTCTTAAAAGAAGATTTATGTAGAACAAAAAGTGATCGTCCAGGGTAACTACTAAGATTCACTCAGAGACTCCTACGCATTCCTTTTGACTGAAACAAAGAGAAAAGGACGTTCAGAGAGGGAGGAGTCTCCAAGAACCCCATCAGGCATTCATAGGCACGAAGGAAAGACCACGAATTGGGGTAAAGTTGTGACAGAGCACAATTTAATTGTGTTAGCAGCTTACATTCAAAGTCAGTAAAAGGAAACTTCACGTTCAATTCAGATAAATgcaaacataaaaataaaaataagccCAATCACCCCTCTTCTCACATACTCTCTCCTCACCACCACAAGGAAGGAACTCTACGACCACTGGCATACCAACCCTAACATAGTTACAGGTGACAAGTTCAGAAATATTTTCAATGTTATGGTATAACAAAGCGCAATATTTGACATCCGCATGCACCCACGCATAGAGGTCATCCTTCACTTCTACTACTTTGTCCTTTTTATCTCTAGCCATAGCGAGAAAGGAAGAGGGAAAAGACCAGAACAgagaacaaagaaaagaaactaaCCTTTCGTAGTCATGTTTTCTTCACTTggttaaaatattttaatgatttacctagataaaaaaaagttaataagCTTGTTATCACATGATCTACGCCATCCACCATTAGTAACCGTCAGATGAGAAAAATTGTTCACCTACCAGCAAAAGTGAATGGTCTTGATTCACTCCGGATAACCGCAAGGCCATCATTATTACATTAAGTGCATTAAAGGTAGCACAAACCTTTGACATTCCCTAAACAAATTCGAAACCAAAGCTTGCCATAATGATCGCCTATTGAGTTTGGGGGATATTAAGCACGAGCTTACAAGATTCTGAGATATAAGCATTGTAATAAAGCTCAACTTGCTCATACAAAAACAAGTCAAGAATTTGGGGTTGTGATCCGTACCCGAATAACTCGAACTCACGACAACATATCTTGGAATCAATTTTCGAATATTTAAAATCTTACCTAATAAAATAATCGTTTCTAAAACCTCTATAGCGCTCATGCATATCTCGGCCACTGCGCACGAAGGTCGGTCATCACTAAGCTGATTGCACAAATCTTGGCCATGGCATAAGCAGGGTCGGTTATTGCCATGCAATGATAAAAAGACGGTAATCATAGCCATAGAGGCAGATCAAATAACACCACTTTCAAGAGATAgctttataaaatattttcctATATTAAAtaactgacttgagcgtcggagtccTTTTTGCAAGTCTGGTGCACGGGTCAACTCCAAGAAGCTTGTAACTGATACCAGTATCTTGAAGTTGAAGGCCTTCCTAGCGCTGCCAAGCTATACCGCGGATAAAGGTTCCAAACAGGAACAACTTCATTTTTCAAATGGTCATTAATTAgtgattatttaaattttattttttaaaaaatataaaattaataattattaattgcaGTTGTTTAAAGTTGGCTAGTTAGGAGTTGTTTACTTatacttttcttcttttaaatgTAGAACTTAATTGATGAGATCAAGCAGTTCCTTCGCTGTTCAATTATTACTTTGTATAATCACAAGCCCAAGTTTCATTAATTAAATTGTTTTTTGGTTATATAATAATAGTTTTTGTacaaagatttttttatttaaataaataaatatataaattacgaaaatatataaaatataaaataattacttaaaTGTGTAACTTTACACATTTTGGATGTTGAGTGGTAAGATAAAAAATGTGCATATCTGGACGTGTGAGAAACCATTCTGTGATCGGGCGACATCGTGACATATCTTAGGTGCACCCGTGATATATTTTATATAGAAGATCGGGTAATGAGCACCCAAGATACATTTAAATTCAGAATGGAGTCTCAGTACTTGAGATACGTGCAACATGCTTAATTTGGGCTTCAGTATCCGAGATATGCTCGGATGTATATATAAGGTCACAACAACCGAGATTTGCATTGATTTgaatagtttttaaaaattttgtgattttctaACTGCTTAAGTTCGAGTTTCTTTAAGTACATATGGCCTTCAAAGGATATGTTCGCGATGGAGACATCAACTGACTAAATGCTACTTGGCACGTAACTGGAGCTTTAGATTTTAAGGTTAGTAGttctttcttgttttattttcagTGAATAATTAGTTTAGATATTTAGGCTTTAGAAACTTAGTTAATGTGGTAGGTATTTTGAGTAGACTAAGTTAGAAGTTCTATATTAATTTAGTCaggtatattatattttaatattttgtataattgaTTGTAACTAATTGTaacttaaataaattaaataggtAACCATAAATTAATATGTtagtaaaattaaataaatacattatttaaataaaatatttgtgtactcaaattttgtatttaaaCTTAGGGTTAAGTACTGAAATCGTTCCTAAGGTAAGGGGCGAAAATCAAAATCATCTCTaacctttttttgttattaaaatcatcccgAACGCTGAGAAAcattttaaaatcatccttcgctgcttaaaacaaattttttggATAGTTTTGCCCTTGTAGCCGTTAGTGTGTGTTCCAGCttttaatgaataaaatgaatttatttgtttatttatatatttatattaaatcgTGGTTTGGGGAGGGTTGGGATTAAATCAAAGCTGTAATCCCTAACCAAAGAAGCAGAGCAGGAGATAGGGCTTGCGAAGGTGAGTGGAGCCATGGCTGCCGAGAGCTCACGATCGTGTCAGAGTAGGTCATCTGCGCAGAAATGGGAGCTTGTGTGTCGGCATGGAGAGAGACCCGTGCTTAGATTTTCTGGCACAAGGAACAATCCTGGGCGACGATTTTGGGGGTGTGTCTACTATGAGGTCAGTGATTTAAGTTTCTGTATGTGGCTGATGGCAATGTGTTGTTTGTTCTAGGCACTGACTCTAGTGGGTTGCTGCAGATCCAAGAGGAGTGTGATTTCTTCCGATGGGCAGACCCAGAAGCAGACAGTGACGATCCTTATGTTGCAAGGATGAAGAGGAAAGTTACGGCCATGAAAGCAAAAGTGAGGGACATTGAGTGGAAGTTTAAGGTTGCTGCCGTGTTAGGGATTTTTGGGTGGGTTGTGCTATTTTGCTTCTTGTGGCAGATTTGGTTTAATCAGAGGTAGGGGGTAGCATGTGTGATGCCATTGAAGTATGATTAATGAAGTTAGAAGAGAATTTAGGGTGCAGTTTGGATTTGTTTGATTGGGTCTGAGTTATGTAAATTGAGTTGTACTGGGTGTTGAATGAACATGTGGGTTTGGTTGAGGGTTTTGGTGATTAATTATGTGAGTGAAATGATGTCATTGTAATTTGAGAATTAATtggagaaaaatttttttatgttagcCTGCAAATTGTGATTGATGAGTTGTGTTAATCAACTTTACAGCATATCAACCTAAAGGTGGAAATTGATTAAACAGAAGCAGAATAATATTAGGCAGAACATAATTATGGGTAATTGATTAATAAGCATAGCAAAATAACACCAAAAGGTGAAAACTTCAGTCACCATGATTTTCATTACATGGACACAGAACAAAATATAGTCTGTAGGCTAAggaaacaacaacaaaagcTGGATTCCTAGGATATCCAGAAACCTAGAGCAAGACTGTTGCTCACTAAATCAAAGTTGAATCACAAACCATGTTTTGTAAGTTTcaaacaaaccaaaacaagTGTCACACACATTGAGTCTACTCAATCAAAAGTACATTAATAACAGCACAAAACTCAAATTTTGACAATAGTCTAAAGTTTTTCCCAAAGTCTTGGGGGAAGTTTTGCCATGAGCCTCAGCTTTCTTGGAGATACATGAAGTAGAATTCTGTGGCTGAAGGAGACAGTCCTGGCTGGTTGGCTGGAGCTGGCTGCACCCATCTTCTTTGGTGCCGGTGGTTGCTGTGTGTTGCTTCTGGTGGGCTTTGTCTTGGGCCTTCGTTGGAGAGTACATGCTGGTGGACTGTTGGGCCTAGTTGAGGATGATGTGGGCTTGGACCTCGATTGGGTTGAGTTGGGCTTAGGTGTTTTGGTGGCTAGTTGGGGTTCAGATGATGATCTAGACCTGGTGGACCTCCTCAGACCTCCACTTCCAGATTGCATAACAGGCTGTGATAAAGCCTTAGAACTGGTCATGGGTCTGCTAGATGAAGGCTTCCTCCTACCTCTGGTTCTCTTCCTAGCAGCTTGACTAAGTTGTTGGTCCTGAAACACATTAAAGAATGCTGTTGATGAATAAATGATAATGTAACCCTAACATACATGAAATACACACACTTACATCCAGGGATGGCTTCTTGCATCCTCCCTTCTTGTGTCCAGATTCACcacagtttgagcatctttggaTTTGTCCCCTCCTAGACAAGTGGGACTGGCTGCTGTTCGGAGCTTCATCTAgtcctctcttcctcttcttgacTGGTTTGTGGCTAGGCTTTTGATAAGGAGGGGGCAAGACATCATCAAAGTTGGTTTTCTCCCATAAATCTGGGCCATTTAGAGGATTGATGACTGAATCATAGCACTTGACATATGCAGCCTTCTTGTAGCAGTCATCAACAAATGCATCTATGTCAAGGCCCTTAAAATTGATGCAGCTTATAGCATGTGTGCAGGGAATACCACTAAGCTGCCACTTTCTACAAGAGCACTCATGAGCAGAAAGATCAACAGCAAATTTATTCAGTCCATTAATAATCTCATATGTTTGTGCAGCAGACCAGTAAGGCCTCCACTCACCAGTAGATCTGCCTCTCCTCTCTAGTTTTATCCTAATGCGAGGTAGAAGTGTACCATTAAAGTTTTTAATTCGTTCTCTATTAACAACCCATCTAGTCATCAAATAAACCTTGATATCCTCCAACATTGTCACTATAGGTTTCTCCCTAGACACTACTATTGCACCATTAAAGCTCTCACACATGTTGTTTACAAGAGTGTCACATTTAGAATGAAAATTAAACCTGGACATGCTCCAAAATCTTGGAGGAATAGCATTCAGATGTTTATGTGCATCCATATTGATCTGCCTGATGATTTGCATCTCTTTCTCCCATTCCTTCCAATGTGTAGCTTTTGCACACCTCCACATCAGCTGCTTCAACTGTAGTCCAGAAAATTTCTTCCTGAAGTTGCTGTAAAGATGGCGGACACAGAACCTATGGTCTACTCCAGGGATGACTTCATCGAATGTAGGTAAGAGTCCCTAAGATAGCAGGTAAATCCCATTTATCAAACAATATAATTATACTTCAATTTATTTAGTAACCAAAATTTTTATCAACCAATCTACTCAATCAATCAATTTATTTATCAAACAATATATTAATCGACCAATATATTTATCAAGCAATTTACCTTCTGCTGATCAGACATGAAGGTTGTTTTCCCAATGATCTCAACTCCTAAATCATCAATTAACAACCAGAGAAACCACTTCCAAGTGTCTTTGGTCTCTGCCTCCACAACGGCATACGCGATTGGAAGCATTTGATCATTAGGATCCCACCCAATGGATGTCAACAACTGCCCTCCTTGAGGTGTCTTTAGAAAACACCCATCCAATCCCACAAACTTTCTACACTGCAGGAAGCTCTTCTTACAAGCAGCTAGACACACATATACCCTTTGAAAGATGCAATAATTGTTTAACCCTGGTGCTGGTTCTCAACCTCGAAATCAGGAGACCTCTGGACCTTGAGTGTCACTGATGACCCTAGATTAGCCCGTAGTAGCTCCGAGTAGTAGTCAGCAATCCTTTTGTACTGCTTTCGGTAAGCTCCCTAAATCTCCTCCAATGCAGCTTGTCTAGACCTAGCTGCCATCGAAGTTGTCACTGTCAAATTCCATTTTCTTTGTGCCTTGTTGACCAGGTCCTTTATCTTTACCTTTGGGTTACCTTCCACTTTCTTCCTAAATGCCCTACTCAGCCAACCAGTATGCAGTATCCCTACCCTGTGTGACTGGCCACAGGTATGCTTAAGGTTCATTGACCTAAGCTGCCAAGTCTCTTCCTCACTCATTTTTGCTGCGTATAACCAAAACGGACACCCCTCTTGACAAACAGCCctcactctcaccaagtcaagCTTGGCATACCTCAGTCCCCTTCTTGTTTGCACTGCATAAGCTGTAACAGTGTCCTTGAATTCCTCCCTTGAAGCATATACAGTTTTGACTTTCCATTGGTAAGTTGTCATGTCTTTCACATCTCTATGTATTGGATATCGACTAGCTTCATGATTATCATTATCCTCATTGTCCTCCTTCTCTGAACCACCGCCAACTTCATATTTCACATCAACTTCATCACTATTGAACCCTTCCTCATCACTGAAATCACCTCCTGCTACCCCTTTTCCTTTATCAACCCGATTACCATCAGTCCCACCTCGTACTTCATCAAATCTGCTCTCATCATCGTACTCCTCTTCACTGTCTGTAAACATAACATCATCTGCACTGTCAACTTCATCAGCAGATGGAATAAAATCCTCATCATCGCTATCATCGTCACTGTTCGATTTGCCCTGCTCCTCCGGGTTCAATTTGTCTCCCTCATCAACCTTCTCCACATTGTCCATTTCCACCTCTTGACCCAGTTCACCCTGAAATATCACCAATTGCTTCTTATTATGTACCTCTTCATCATTGCCCTTTTCTGCCTCCTAATTTTGTTCACTCTGGCCTCCAACATC is a window from the Arachis stenosperma cultivar V10309 chromosome 3, arast.V10309.gnm1.PFL2, whole genome shotgun sequence genome containing:
- the LOC130966110 gene encoding uncharacterized protein LOC130966110; this encodes MDNVEKVDEGDKLNPEEQGKSNSDDDSDDEDFIPSADEVDSADDVMFTDSEEEYDDESRFDEVRGGTDGNRVDKGKGVAGGDFSDEEGFNSDEVDVKYEVGGGSEKEDNEDNDNHEASRYPIHRDVKDMTTYQWKVKTVYASREEFKDTVTAYAVQTRRGLRYAKLDLVRVRAVCQEGCPFWLYAAKMSEEETWQLRSMNLKHTCGQSHRVGILHTGWLSRAFRKKVEGNPKVKIKDLVNKAQRKWNLTVTTSMAARVYVCLAACKKSFLQCRKFVGLDGCFLKTPQGGQLLTSIGWDPNDQMLPIAYAVVEAETKDTWKWFLWLLIDDLGVEIIGKTTFMSDQQKGLLPTFDEVIPGVDHRFCVRHLYSNFRKKFSGLQLKQLMWRCAKATHWKEWEKEMQIIRQINMDAHKHLNAIPPRFWSMSRFNFHSKCDTLVNNMCESFNGAIVVSREKPIVTMLEDIKVYLMTRWVVNRERIKNFNGTLLPRIRIKLERRGRSTGEWRPYWSAAQTYEIINGLNKFAVDLSAHECSCRKWQLSGIPCTHAISCINFKGLDIDAFVDDCYKKAAYVKCYDSVINPLNGPDLWEKTNFDDVLPPPYQKPSHKPVKKRKRGLDEAPNSSQSHLSRRGQIQRCSNCGESGHKKGGCKKPSLDDQQLSQAARKRTRGRRKPSSSRPMTSSKALSQPVMQSGSGGLRRSTRSRSSSEPQLATKTPKPNSTQSRSKPTSSSTRPNSPPACTLQRRPKTKPTRSNTQQPPAPKKMGAASSSQPARTVSFSHRILLHVSPRKLRLMAKLPPRLWEKL